From one Brachypodium distachyon strain Bd21 chromosome 4, Brachypodium_distachyon_v3.0, whole genome shotgun sequence genomic stretch:
- the LOC100828626 gene encoding kinesin-like protein KIN-7I isoform X3, with the protein MDRIHVTVRARPLSAEDAQSSPWRISGNAVALTAQPSTRFEFDRIFGEECRTADVYMARTKHIVDSAVQGFNGTVFAYGQTNSGKTYTMRGSDDEPGIIPLAIHDLFRSIQEHMDREFLVRMSYMEIYNEEINDLLVPEHRKLQIHENSERGIYVAGLSEEIVTHPEQVLDFVSFGESRRHIGETNMNVYSSRSHTIFRMVVESREKVDDSDSGDSCDAVRVSVLNLVDLAGSERAAKTGAEGVRLKEGSHINKSLMTLGTVIKKLSEGIKGQGGHVPYRDSKLTRILQPALGGNANTAIICNITLAQVHADETKSSLQFASRALRVTNCAEVNEILTDAALLKRQRKEIEELRAKLKNSQSEHCDEDILNLRNTLLQSELEKERIALELEEERKAKEQREKRLLQQAKKIENLSSLVLNSERDDRTVVSSKNKRRQTWCPKPQSRQFDVEVLEPAEQGSVRSSVGDGRHMGMPPHFEELMQESYINNSGRPAHGCSSRDLSNEDVSLPDSHALLHVTSRRKPTTMKSDQDQFGGLVPELPQEWKDTMRSQEITKPGGLSARESEAILVIKQLQDQQVKLLELEKSSIQNNLDDVLELAIQQKASFSEKYEELQQNALAAQEQAKIANEKLSALSTTAKSKEELLYEFFSNVLMETQGLAVQMDQSTHSVDNAISFIEELFQNLSKMAENIAELKQSSYVHITQSSYVIRDHEKISRKLMEKITGLESEKKLLYEQFLEQQDELQRTKSSLGSCEKSMNDCTLQHEMEKDSILSELLTLQKEVLTLSSSSLMKEKESIRKELDRTKTKLRETENKLKNYIQGKIKLEGEKAEAHREIKKLQSQKTLLERDLRKHDSLVVDKRHELNVKPEELAGLFDQAGQMQEDYQRLELLASDMEAEIASLQETLMTSTGEKEEALSKLDLIALEQEDLENRFSATESKMMSLSEEVTLLTKKLEASESFGRKMEASLSSVSSEKEDLGMQLTDVLLEMESERSMWIAKEKAYLEAKQQVNKCNDENSKLSEDLIKVRQELAQCRELLGTLEGKMVLSMEHDRHDKKFCRENCEESEQLVEKGRDIDNDNAVLKNQELYKQLLLITEERDTLISRTEQMSLVINESEVLKEVSDKKLIQAKANIEELNCRISTMEVKMKNDALTYNKEKTKLRMQIRWLQPELDANRGSLKEAVEERALMDKKYHEATAMLKQKLAEMCREVLKLREELKNLKGASN; encoded by the exons ATGGACCGGATCCACGTCACCGTGCGAGCGCGGCCGCTCTCGGCGGAGGATGCGCAGAGCAGCCCGTGGCGGATCTCCGGCAACGCCGTCGCGCTCACTGCCCAGCCCTCCACGCGCTTCGAATTCG ACAGGATATTTGGTGAGGAGTGCCGAACTGCTGACGTCTACATGGCCCGCACGAAGCACATCGTCGATTCTGCGGTGCAAGGGTTCAACG GTACTGTTTTTGCATATGGACAAACAAACAGTGGAAAGACCTATACAATGAGAGGTTCTGATGATGAACCTGGAATAATACCGCTCGCGATTCACGATTTATTTCGAAGTATACAAGAG CATATGGATAGAGAATTCCTTGTCCGTATGTCTTATATGGAGATTTACAATGAAGAGATTAATGATCTTCTTGTCCCAGAACATCGAAAATTGCAGATTCATGAGAATTCTGAG AGAGGCATATATGTTGCTGGCTTAAGTGAGGAAATTGTAACCCATCCCGAACAAGTCCTGGATTTCGTGTCATTTGGGGAAT CCCGTCGTCATATTGGGGAGACAAATATGAATGTCTATAGCAGCCGTTCTCATACTATATTTCGCATG GTTGTTGAGAGTCGAGAAAAAGTTGATGACAGTGACTCCGGAGATTCCTGTGATGCTGTTCGAGTATCTGTCCTG AATCTGGTAGACTTAGCTGGTTCAGAACGTGCTGCAAAGACTGGTGCAGAGGGTGTGAGACTCAAGGAGGGTTCCCACATTAACAAAAGTTTAATGACTCTCGGTACGGTAATCAAGAAACTAAGCGAAGGCATAAAAGGTCAAGG GGGACATGTTCCTTACCGGGATAGTAAGTTGACAAGGATACTGCAACCTGCTCTGGGTGGAAATGCCAACACGGCCATCATTTGTAATATAACACTTGCACAG GTCCATGCAGATGAGACTAAAAGCAGCTTACAATTTGCCAGTAGGGCATTACGTGTTACAAATTGTGCAGAAGTTAATGAG ATTTTGACAGATGCCGCTCTATTAAAACGCCAAAGGAAAGAAATAGAGGAGCTTCGCGCAAAACTTAAG AACTCTCAAAGTGAACACTGCGATGAAGATATTCTGAATTTGAGAAACACGCTACTACAG AGTGAACTGGAGAAGGAGAGAATTGCATTAGAGTTGGAAGAGGAAAGGAAAGCTAAAGAGCAACGTGAGAAGAGGTTGCTTCAGCAAGCAAAGAAAATTGAAAATCTTAGTTCTCTGGTTTTAAATTCAGAGAGAGATGACAGGACTGTTGTTTCTAGTAAG aacaaaagaaggcaAACATGGTGTCCCAAACCACAATCAAGGCAGTTTGATGTTGAG GTTCTAGAACCTGCAGAACAAGGCTCTGTGAGGAGCTCAGTTGGGGACGGGCGTCACATGGGGATGCCCCCGCATTTTGAAGAGCTAATGCAAGAAAGCTACATAAACAACAGTGGCCGTCCTGCTCATGGTTGTTCATCAAGGGATTTATCCAATGAAGATGTTTCTCTTCCTGATTCACATGCTTTGCTGCATGTTACCAGCAGAAGAAAGCCAACTACAATG AAATCAGATCAAGATCAATTTGGGGGGTTAGTACCTGAACTACCCCAAGAGTGGAAAGACACCATGCGAAGTCAGGAAATCACCAAGCCTGGTGGCTTATCTGCTAGAGAATCTGAGGCAATTCTTGTCATTAAACAACTTCAAGATCAG CAGGTCAAGTTGCTGGAGTTAGAGAAGAGTTCTATTCAAAATAACTTGGATGATGTTCTTGAGTTGGCAATCCAGCAGAAGGCTTCTTTTAGCGAGAAGTATGAAGAG CTTCAGCAGAATGCTCTAGCAGCACAAGAACAAGCAAAAATTGCTAATGAGAAGCTATCAGCACTGTCTACTACTGCAAAATCCAAAGAG GAACTATTGTATGAATTCTTCAGCAATGTATTGATGGAGACTCAAGGACTCGCTGTGCAGATGGATCAATCGACACACTCAGTTGACAATGCTATTTCTTTCATTGAAGAACTCTTTCAGAATCTCTCCAAGATGGCAGAAAACATAGCT GAACTAAAGCAGTCTTCGTATGTACATATAACACAGTCCAGTTATGTGATTAGGGATCATGAGAAAATTTCAAGAAAATTGATGGAGAAAATCACTGGTCTTGAATCGGAGAAG AAACTGTTATATGAACAGTTCCTAGAGCAACAAGATGAACTTCAGAGGACGAAGTCCAGTCTAGGAAGCTGCGAGAAGTCTATGAAT GATTGTACCCTTCAACATGAGATGGAGAAGGATAGCATTCTCTCAGAGCTTCTAACCCTCCAAAAGGAAGTCTTAACCTTGTCGTCATCTTCCCTAATGAAAGAAAAGGAGTCTATCCGAAAGGAACTTGacagaacaaaaacaaagttACGAGAGACTGAAAACAAACTTAAGAACTATATTCAAGGAAAAATAAAGCTTGAG GGTGAAAAAGCTGAGGCCCACAGAGAAATAAAGAAGTTGCAAAGCCAGAAGACTCTTCTTGAACGTGATCTACGGAAGCATGATTCACTCGTTGTTGATAAAAGGCATGAGCTGAATGTGAAGCCAGAAGAACTTGCTGGACTTTTTGATCAAGCTGGTCAGATGCAG GAGGACTATCAAAGGCTTGAGCTCCTTGCTTCTGATATGGAGGCTGAAATTGCTTCTTTGCAAGAAACTTTAATGACTTCAACtggagaaaaggaagaagcacTATCTAAACTAGATCTTATTGCGTTGGAACAGGAAGATCTCGAAAATAGGTTTAGTGCCACAGAATCGAAGATGATGTCCTTGAGCGAGGAGGTTACTCTTCTG ACCAAAAAGCTAGAGGCATCTGAGTCTTTTGGTAGAAAAATGGAGGCTTCCCTCAGTTCTGTATCAAGTGAAAAAGAAGACTTGGGAATG CAACTTACGGATGTCCTTCTGGAAATGGAGTCTGAAAGATCAATGTGGATAGCCAAGGAGAAAGCATATCTAGAAGCTAAGCAACAAGTGAATAAATGCAATGATGAGAATAGCAAATTATCAGAAGATTTGATTAAG GTGAGACAAGAGCTGGCCCAATGTAGAGAACTGTTGGGAACTCTAGAGGGCAAAATGGTTCTTTCCATGGAGCATGACAGACATGATAAAAAGTTCTG CAGGGAGAATTGTGAAGAATCAGAACAACTTGTGGAGAAAGGAAGAGACATTGATAACGACAATGCTGTACTTAAAAAT CAGGAACTTTACAAGCAACTACTGCTTATCACAGAAGAACGAGATACCTTAATTTCTAGGACGGAACAGATGAGTTTAGTTATCAATGAATCAGAAGTTTTAAAGGAGGTTTCTGATAAGAAG CTAATACAGGCTAAAGCTAATATAGAAGAGTTGAACTGTCGGATATCTACCATGGAAGTCAAGATGAAAAAT
- the LOC100828626 gene encoding kinesin-like protein KIN-7I isoform X6: MDRIHVTVRARPLSAEDAQSSPWRISGNAVALTAQPSTRFEFDRIFGEECRTADVYMARTKHIVDSAVQGFNGTVFAYGQTNSGKTYTMRGSDDEPGIIPLAIHDLFRSIQEHMDREFLVRMSYMEIYNEEINDLLVPEHRKLQIHENSERGIYVAGLSEEIVTHPEQVLDFVSFGESRRHIGETNMNVYSSRSHTIFRMVVESREKVDDSDSGDSCDAVRVSVLNLVDLAGSERAAKTGAEGVRLKEGSHINKSLMTLGTVIKKLSEGIKGQGGHVPYRDSKLTRILQPALGGNANTAIICNITLAQVHADETKSSLQFASRALRVTNCAEVNEILTDAALLKRQRKEIEELRAKLKNSQSEHCDEDILNLRNTLLQSELEKERIALELEEERKAKEQREKRLLQQAKKIENLSSLVLNSERDDRTVVSSKNKRRQTWCPKPQSRQFDVEVLEPAEQGSVRSSVGDGRHMGMPPHFEELMQESYINNSGRPAHGCSSRDLSNEDVSLPDSHALLHVTSRRKPTTMKKSDQDQFGGLVPELPQEWKDTMRSQEITKPGGLSARESEAILVIKQLQDQQVKLLELEKSSIQNNLDDVLELAIQQKASFSEKYEELQQNALAAQEQAKIANEKLSALSTTAKSKEELLYEFFSNVLMETQGLAVQMDQSTHSVDNAISFIEELFQNLSKMAENIAELKQSSYVHITQSSYVIRDHEKISRKLMEKITGLESEKKLLYEQFLEQQDELQRTKSSLGSCEKSMNDCTLQHEMEKDSILSELLTLQKEVLTLSSSSLMKEKESIRKELDRTKTKLRETENKLKNYIQGKIKLEGEKAEAHREIKKLQSQKTLLERDLRKHDSLVVDKRHELNVKPEELAGLFDQAGQMQEDYQRLELLASDMEAEIASLQETLMTSTGEKEEALSKLDLIALEQEDLENRFSATESKMMSLSEEVTLLTKKLEASESFGRKMEASLSSVSSEKEDLGMQLTDVLLEMESERSMWIAKEKAYLEAKQQVNKCNDENSKLSEDLIKVRQELAQCRELLGTLEGKMVLSMEHDRHDKKFCRENCEESEQLVEKGRDIDNDNAVLKNELYKQLLLITEERDTLISRTEQMSLVINESEVLKEVSDKKAKANIEELNCRISTMEVKMKNDALTYNKEKTKLRMQIRWLQPELDANRGSLKEAVEERALMDKKYHEATAMLKQKLAEMCREVLKLREELKNLKGASN; encoded by the exons ATGGACCGGATCCACGTCACCGTGCGAGCGCGGCCGCTCTCGGCGGAGGATGCGCAGAGCAGCCCGTGGCGGATCTCCGGCAACGCCGTCGCGCTCACTGCCCAGCCCTCCACGCGCTTCGAATTCG ACAGGATATTTGGTGAGGAGTGCCGAACTGCTGACGTCTACATGGCCCGCACGAAGCACATCGTCGATTCTGCGGTGCAAGGGTTCAACG GTACTGTTTTTGCATATGGACAAACAAACAGTGGAAAGACCTATACAATGAGAGGTTCTGATGATGAACCTGGAATAATACCGCTCGCGATTCACGATTTATTTCGAAGTATACAAGAG CATATGGATAGAGAATTCCTTGTCCGTATGTCTTATATGGAGATTTACAATGAAGAGATTAATGATCTTCTTGTCCCAGAACATCGAAAATTGCAGATTCATGAGAATTCTGAG AGAGGCATATATGTTGCTGGCTTAAGTGAGGAAATTGTAACCCATCCCGAACAAGTCCTGGATTTCGTGTCATTTGGGGAAT CCCGTCGTCATATTGGGGAGACAAATATGAATGTCTATAGCAGCCGTTCTCATACTATATTTCGCATG GTTGTTGAGAGTCGAGAAAAAGTTGATGACAGTGACTCCGGAGATTCCTGTGATGCTGTTCGAGTATCTGTCCTG AATCTGGTAGACTTAGCTGGTTCAGAACGTGCTGCAAAGACTGGTGCAGAGGGTGTGAGACTCAAGGAGGGTTCCCACATTAACAAAAGTTTAATGACTCTCGGTACGGTAATCAAGAAACTAAGCGAAGGCATAAAAGGTCAAGG GGGACATGTTCCTTACCGGGATAGTAAGTTGACAAGGATACTGCAACCTGCTCTGGGTGGAAATGCCAACACGGCCATCATTTGTAATATAACACTTGCACAG GTCCATGCAGATGAGACTAAAAGCAGCTTACAATTTGCCAGTAGGGCATTACGTGTTACAAATTGTGCAGAAGTTAATGAG ATTTTGACAGATGCCGCTCTATTAAAACGCCAAAGGAAAGAAATAGAGGAGCTTCGCGCAAAACTTAAG AACTCTCAAAGTGAACACTGCGATGAAGATATTCTGAATTTGAGAAACACGCTACTACAG AGTGAACTGGAGAAGGAGAGAATTGCATTAGAGTTGGAAGAGGAAAGGAAAGCTAAAGAGCAACGTGAGAAGAGGTTGCTTCAGCAAGCAAAGAAAATTGAAAATCTTAGTTCTCTGGTTTTAAATTCAGAGAGAGATGACAGGACTGTTGTTTCTAGTAAG aacaaaagaaggcaAACATGGTGTCCCAAACCACAATCAAGGCAGTTTGATGTTGAG GTTCTAGAACCTGCAGAACAAGGCTCTGTGAGGAGCTCAGTTGGGGACGGGCGTCACATGGGGATGCCCCCGCATTTTGAAGAGCTAATGCAAGAAAGCTACATAAACAACAGTGGCCGTCCTGCTCATGGTTGTTCATCAAGGGATTTATCCAATGAAGATGTTTCTCTTCCTGATTCACATGCTTTGCTGCATGTTACCAGCAGAAGAAAGCCAACTACAATG AAGAAATCAGATCAAGATCAATTTGGGGGGTTAGTACCTGAACTACCCCAAGAGTGGAAAGACACCATGCGAAGTCAGGAAATCACCAAGCCTGGTGGCTTATCTGCTAGAGAATCTGAGGCAATTCTTGTCATTAAACAACTTCAAGATCAG CAGGTCAAGTTGCTGGAGTTAGAGAAGAGTTCTATTCAAAATAACTTGGATGATGTTCTTGAGTTGGCAATCCAGCAGAAGGCTTCTTTTAGCGAGAAGTATGAAGAG CTTCAGCAGAATGCTCTAGCAGCACAAGAACAAGCAAAAATTGCTAATGAGAAGCTATCAGCACTGTCTACTACTGCAAAATCCAAAGAG GAACTATTGTATGAATTCTTCAGCAATGTATTGATGGAGACTCAAGGACTCGCTGTGCAGATGGATCAATCGACACACTCAGTTGACAATGCTATTTCTTTCATTGAAGAACTCTTTCAGAATCTCTCCAAGATGGCAGAAAACATAGCT GAACTAAAGCAGTCTTCGTATGTACATATAACACAGTCCAGTTATGTGATTAGGGATCATGAGAAAATTTCAAGAAAATTGATGGAGAAAATCACTGGTCTTGAATCGGAGAAG AAACTGTTATATGAACAGTTCCTAGAGCAACAAGATGAACTTCAGAGGACGAAGTCCAGTCTAGGAAGCTGCGAGAAGTCTATGAAT GATTGTACCCTTCAACATGAGATGGAGAAGGATAGCATTCTCTCAGAGCTTCTAACCCTCCAAAAGGAAGTCTTAACCTTGTCGTCATCTTCCCTAATGAAAGAAAAGGAGTCTATCCGAAAGGAACTTGacagaacaaaaacaaagttACGAGAGACTGAAAACAAACTTAAGAACTATATTCAAGGAAAAATAAAGCTTGAG GGTGAAAAAGCTGAGGCCCACAGAGAAATAAAGAAGTTGCAAAGCCAGAAGACTCTTCTTGAACGTGATCTACGGAAGCATGATTCACTCGTTGTTGATAAAAGGCATGAGCTGAATGTGAAGCCAGAAGAACTTGCTGGACTTTTTGATCAAGCTGGTCAGATGCAG GAGGACTATCAAAGGCTTGAGCTCCTTGCTTCTGATATGGAGGCTGAAATTGCTTCTTTGCAAGAAACTTTAATGACTTCAACtggagaaaaggaagaagcacTATCTAAACTAGATCTTATTGCGTTGGAACAGGAAGATCTCGAAAATAGGTTTAGTGCCACAGAATCGAAGATGATGTCCTTGAGCGAGGAGGTTACTCTTCTG ACCAAAAAGCTAGAGGCATCTGAGTCTTTTGGTAGAAAAATGGAGGCTTCCCTCAGTTCTGTATCAAGTGAAAAAGAAGACTTGGGAATG CAACTTACGGATGTCCTTCTGGAAATGGAGTCTGAAAGATCAATGTGGATAGCCAAGGAGAAAGCATATCTAGAAGCTAAGCAACAAGTGAATAAATGCAATGATGAGAATAGCAAATTATCAGAAGATTTGATTAAG GTGAGACAAGAGCTGGCCCAATGTAGAGAACTGTTGGGAACTCTAGAGGGCAAAATGGTTCTTTCCATGGAGCATGACAGACATGATAAAAAGTTCTG CAGGGAGAATTGTGAAGAATCAGAACAACTTGTGGAGAAAGGAAGAGACATTGATAACGACAATGCTGTACTTAAAAAT GAACTTTACAAGCAACTACTGCTTATCACAGAAGAACGAGATACCTTAATTTCTAGGACGGAACAGATGAGTTTAGTTATCAATGAATCAGAAGTTTTAAAGGAGGTTTCTGATAAGAAG GCTAAAGCTAATATAGAAGAGTTGAACTGTCGGATATCTACCATGGAAGTCAAGATGAAAAAT
- the LOC100828626 gene encoding kinesin-like protein KIN-7I isoform X4 — MDRIHVTVRARPLSAEDAQSSPWRISGNAVALTAQPSTRFEFDRIFGEECRTADVYMARTKHIVDSAVQGFNGTVFAYGQTNSGKTYTMRGSDDEPGIIPLAIHDLFRSIQEHMDREFLVRMSYMEIYNEEINDLLVPEHRKLQIHENSERGIYVAGLSEEIVTHPEQVLDFVSFGESRRHIGETNMNVYSSRSHTIFRMVVESREKVDDSDSGDSCDAVRVSVLNLVDLAGSERAAKTGAEGVRLKEGSHINKSLMTLGTVIKKLSEGIKGQGGHVPYRDSKLTRILQPALGGNANTAIICNITLAQVHADETKSSLQFASRALRVTNCAEVNEILTDAALLKRQRKEIEELRAKLKNSQSEHCDEDILNLRNTLLQSELEKERIALELEEERKAKEQREKRLLQQAKKIENLSSLVLNSERDDRTVVSSKNKRRQTWCPKPQSRQFDVEVLEPAEQGSVRSSVGDGRHMGMPPHFEELMQESYINNSGRPAHGCSSRDLSNEDVSLPDSHALLHVTSRRKPTTMKKSDQDQFGGLVPELPQEWKDTMRSQEITKPGGLSARESEAILVIKQLQDQQVKLLELEKSSIQNNLDDVLELAIQQKASFSEKYEELQQNALAAQEQAKIANEKLSALSTTAKSKEELLYEFFSNVLMETQGLAVQMDQSTHSVDNAISFIEELFQNLSKMAENIAELKQSSYVHITQSSYVIRDHEKISRKLMEKITGLESEKKLLYEQFLEQQDELQRTKSSLGSCEKSMNDCTLQHEMEKDSILSELLTLQKEVLTLSSSSLMKEKESIRKELDRTKTKLRETENKLKNYIQGKIKLEGEKAEAHREIKKLQSQKTLLERDLRKHDSLVVDKRHELNVKPEELAGLFDQAGQMQEDYQRLELLASDMEAEIASLQETLMTSTGEKEEALSKLDLIALEQEDLENRFSATESKMMSLSEEVTLLTKKLEASESFGRKMEASLSSVSSEKEDLGMQLTDVLLEMESERSMWIAKEKAYLEAKQQVNKCNDENSKLSEDLIKVRQELAQCRELLGTLEGKMVLSMEHDRHDKKFWENCEESEQLVEKGRDIDNDNAVLKNQELYKQLLLITEERDTLISRTEQMSLVINESEVLKEVSDKKLIQAKANIEELNCRISTMEVKMKNDALTYNKEKTKLRMQIRWLQPELDANRGSLKEAVEERALMDKKYHEATAMLKQKLAEMCREVLKLREELKNLKGASN, encoded by the exons ATGGACCGGATCCACGTCACCGTGCGAGCGCGGCCGCTCTCGGCGGAGGATGCGCAGAGCAGCCCGTGGCGGATCTCCGGCAACGCCGTCGCGCTCACTGCCCAGCCCTCCACGCGCTTCGAATTCG ACAGGATATTTGGTGAGGAGTGCCGAACTGCTGACGTCTACATGGCCCGCACGAAGCACATCGTCGATTCTGCGGTGCAAGGGTTCAACG GTACTGTTTTTGCATATGGACAAACAAACAGTGGAAAGACCTATACAATGAGAGGTTCTGATGATGAACCTGGAATAATACCGCTCGCGATTCACGATTTATTTCGAAGTATACAAGAG CATATGGATAGAGAATTCCTTGTCCGTATGTCTTATATGGAGATTTACAATGAAGAGATTAATGATCTTCTTGTCCCAGAACATCGAAAATTGCAGATTCATGAGAATTCTGAG AGAGGCATATATGTTGCTGGCTTAAGTGAGGAAATTGTAACCCATCCCGAACAAGTCCTGGATTTCGTGTCATTTGGGGAAT CCCGTCGTCATATTGGGGAGACAAATATGAATGTCTATAGCAGCCGTTCTCATACTATATTTCGCATG GTTGTTGAGAGTCGAGAAAAAGTTGATGACAGTGACTCCGGAGATTCCTGTGATGCTGTTCGAGTATCTGTCCTG AATCTGGTAGACTTAGCTGGTTCAGAACGTGCTGCAAAGACTGGTGCAGAGGGTGTGAGACTCAAGGAGGGTTCCCACATTAACAAAAGTTTAATGACTCTCGGTACGGTAATCAAGAAACTAAGCGAAGGCATAAAAGGTCAAGG GGGACATGTTCCTTACCGGGATAGTAAGTTGACAAGGATACTGCAACCTGCTCTGGGTGGAAATGCCAACACGGCCATCATTTGTAATATAACACTTGCACAG GTCCATGCAGATGAGACTAAAAGCAGCTTACAATTTGCCAGTAGGGCATTACGTGTTACAAATTGTGCAGAAGTTAATGAG ATTTTGACAGATGCCGCTCTATTAAAACGCCAAAGGAAAGAAATAGAGGAGCTTCGCGCAAAACTTAAG AACTCTCAAAGTGAACACTGCGATGAAGATATTCTGAATTTGAGAAACACGCTACTACAG AGTGAACTGGAGAAGGAGAGAATTGCATTAGAGTTGGAAGAGGAAAGGAAAGCTAAAGAGCAACGTGAGAAGAGGTTGCTTCAGCAAGCAAAGAAAATTGAAAATCTTAGTTCTCTGGTTTTAAATTCAGAGAGAGATGACAGGACTGTTGTTTCTAGTAAG aacaaaagaaggcaAACATGGTGTCCCAAACCACAATCAAGGCAGTTTGATGTTGAG GTTCTAGAACCTGCAGAACAAGGCTCTGTGAGGAGCTCAGTTGGGGACGGGCGTCACATGGGGATGCCCCCGCATTTTGAAGAGCTAATGCAAGAAAGCTACATAAACAACAGTGGCCGTCCTGCTCATGGTTGTTCATCAAGGGATTTATCCAATGAAGATGTTTCTCTTCCTGATTCACATGCTTTGCTGCATGTTACCAGCAGAAGAAAGCCAACTACAATG AAGAAATCAGATCAAGATCAATTTGGGGGGTTAGTACCTGAACTACCCCAAGAGTGGAAAGACACCATGCGAAGTCAGGAAATCACCAAGCCTGGTGGCTTATCTGCTAGAGAATCTGAGGCAATTCTTGTCATTAAACAACTTCAAGATCAG CAGGTCAAGTTGCTGGAGTTAGAGAAGAGTTCTATTCAAAATAACTTGGATGATGTTCTTGAGTTGGCAATCCAGCAGAAGGCTTCTTTTAGCGAGAAGTATGAAGAG CTTCAGCAGAATGCTCTAGCAGCACAAGAACAAGCAAAAATTGCTAATGAGAAGCTATCAGCACTGTCTACTACTGCAAAATCCAAAGAG GAACTATTGTATGAATTCTTCAGCAATGTATTGATGGAGACTCAAGGACTCGCTGTGCAGATGGATCAATCGACACACTCAGTTGACAATGCTATTTCTTTCATTGAAGAACTCTTTCAGAATCTCTCCAAGATGGCAGAAAACATAGCT GAACTAAAGCAGTCTTCGTATGTACATATAACACAGTCCAGTTATGTGATTAGGGATCATGAGAAAATTTCAAGAAAATTGATGGAGAAAATCACTGGTCTTGAATCGGAGAAG AAACTGTTATATGAACAGTTCCTAGAGCAACAAGATGAACTTCAGAGGACGAAGTCCAGTCTAGGAAGCTGCGAGAAGTCTATGAAT GATTGTACCCTTCAACATGAGATGGAGAAGGATAGCATTCTCTCAGAGCTTCTAACCCTCCAAAAGGAAGTCTTAACCTTGTCGTCATCTTCCCTAATGAAAGAAAAGGAGTCTATCCGAAAGGAACTTGacagaacaaaaacaaagttACGAGAGACTGAAAACAAACTTAAGAACTATATTCAAGGAAAAATAAAGCTTGAG GGTGAAAAAGCTGAGGCCCACAGAGAAATAAAGAAGTTGCAAAGCCAGAAGACTCTTCTTGAACGTGATCTACGGAAGCATGATTCACTCGTTGTTGATAAAAGGCATGAGCTGAATGTGAAGCCAGAAGAACTTGCTGGACTTTTTGATCAAGCTGGTCAGATGCAG GAGGACTATCAAAGGCTTGAGCTCCTTGCTTCTGATATGGAGGCTGAAATTGCTTCTTTGCAAGAAACTTTAATGACTTCAACtggagaaaaggaagaagcacTATCTAAACTAGATCTTATTGCGTTGGAACAGGAAGATCTCGAAAATAGGTTTAGTGCCACAGAATCGAAGATGATGTCCTTGAGCGAGGAGGTTACTCTTCTG ACCAAAAAGCTAGAGGCATCTGAGTCTTTTGGTAGAAAAATGGAGGCTTCCCTCAGTTCTGTATCAAGTGAAAAAGAAGACTTGGGAATG CAACTTACGGATGTCCTTCTGGAAATGGAGTCTGAAAGATCAATGTGGATAGCCAAGGAGAAAGCATATCTAGAAGCTAAGCAACAAGTGAATAAATGCAATGATGAGAATAGCAAATTATCAGAAGATTTGATTAAG GTGAGACAAGAGCTGGCCCAATGTAGAGAACTGTTGGGAACTCTAGAGGGCAAAATGGTTCTTTCCATGGAGCATGACAGACATGATAAAAAGTTCTG GGAGAATTGTGAAGAATCAGAACAACTTGTGGAGAAAGGAAGAGACATTGATAACGACAATGCTGTACTTAAAAAT CAGGAACTTTACAAGCAACTACTGCTTATCACAGAAGAACGAGATACCTTAATTTCTAGGACGGAACAGATGAGTTTAGTTATCAATGAATCAGAAGTTTTAAAGGAGGTTTCTGATAAGAAG CTAATACAGGCTAAAGCTAATATAGAAGAGTTGAACTGTCGGATATCTACCATGGAAGTCAAGATGAAAAAT